A single genomic interval of Trueperaceae bacterium harbors:
- a CDS encoding cytochrome c oxidase subunit 3 — MAADAPTQAAGTVPAHGWRSSSLPDMKLMMWIFLASDIMFFGTLIGTYLIYKGRSLTGPYPQDVLDIPLTTVSTFVLLMSSFLMVIALDALKRNDVAKFRLWTFGVAFFGAIFLGFQVYEFNHFVDLGLTLQGNLFGTTFYVLTGTHGVHVAIGVLWLLSIVVASYVRPWTSKDATNLEVAGLYWHFVDVVWIVIFTLVYLVDFIPGAGG, encoded by the coding sequence ATGGCCGCCGACGCCCCCACGCAGGCCGCGGGGACCGTCCCCGCGCACGGCTGGCGCAGCAGCTCGCTGCCCGACATGAAGCTCATGATGTGGATCTTCCTCGCGTCCGACATCATGTTCTTCGGCACCCTCATCGGGACCTACCTCATCTACAAGGGCCGCAGCCTGACGGGGCCCTACCCCCAGGACGTCCTCGACATCCCCCTCACGACGGTCAGCACCTTCGTGCTGCTGATGAGTTCGTTCCTGATGGTGATCGCCCTCGATGCGCTCAAGCGCAACGACGTCGCCAAGTTCCGCCTCTGGACGTTCGGCGTCGCGTTCTTCGGAGCGATCTTCCTCGGCTTCCAGGTCTACGAGTTCAACCACTTCGTCGACCTCGGCCTGACGCTGCAGGGCAACCTGTTCGGCACCACCTTCTACGTCCTGACCGGGACGCACGGGGTGCACGTCGCCATCGGGGTCCTCTGGCTGTTGTCGATCGTCGTCGCCAGCTACGTCCGTCCCTGGACGTCGAAGGACGCGACGAACCTCGAGGTCGCCGGCCTCTACTGGCACTTCGTGGACGTCGTCTGGATCGTCATCTTCACCCTCGTCTACCTCGTGGACTTCATTCCCGGGGCGGGCGGCTGA
- a CDS encoding cytochrome C oxidase subunit IV family protein: MSHDHDSHASHGIRGYIVVALILAVITYVEFAIIEYPIPWLGPGAILFWLIALSLAKFVMVIAYFMHLKDDDATYTGFFTSGMVIGMGTFVAFTFLMTLPASLPEIRQAALTVSQPAHGEADDHGGGYGDAGVDEATLAKVETDGYSRPLADVLRDGPPKNQTLRVTPPPAAREGWTVSLATPAFGAARAEAAPSEEAAPTDADEAVADADAATTDEAAQATEVATFDPAAAEAAYAANCASCHQANGAGLPGAFPPLAEHMPTLVEGDAGREYVIAALLYGLQGEIEVQGMTYAGVMPAWGYLGDDVIANTLNHASTAWGNDAALPDDFTPFTADEVAAQRDAGLTADDVYALRSALDLP, from the coding sequence ATGAGCCACGATCACGACTCCCACGCATCGCACGGCATCCGCGGCTACATCGTCGTCGCGCTGATCCTGGCCGTCATCACGTACGTCGAGTTCGCCATCATCGAGTACCCGATCCCCTGGCTCGGGCCGGGCGCCATCCTGTTCTGGTTGATCGCGCTCAGCCTCGCGAAGTTCGTGATGGTCATCGCCTACTTCATGCACCTCAAGGACGACGACGCCACCTACACCGGCTTCTTCACGAGCGGCATGGTGATCGGCATGGGCACCTTCGTGGCCTTCACGTTCCTGATGACCCTTCCCGCCAGCCTGCCCGAGATCCGCCAGGCGGCGCTCACGGTGTCGCAACCCGCGCACGGCGAGGCCGACGATCACGGCGGCGGCTACGGCGACGCCGGCGTCGACGAAGCGACCCTCGCGAAGGTCGAGACCGACGGCTACAGCCGCCCCCTCGCCGACGTGCTGCGCGACGGCCCCCCCAAGAACCAGACGCTGCGCGTCACCCCGCCCCCCGCCGCCCGCGAGGGGTGGACGGTGTCGCTCGCTACGCCCGCGTTCGGCGCGGCCCGCGCCGAGGCGGCCCCGAGCGAGGAGGCCGCCCCCACCGACGCGGACGAGGCGGTGGCCGACGCGGACGCCGCGACGACGGACGAGGCGGCGCAGGCGACCGAGGTCGCCACGTTCGACCCCGCCGCCGCGGAGGCCGCCTACGCCGCGAACTGCGCGTCCTGCCACCAGGCGAACGGCGCGGGCCTGCCCGGCGCCTTCCCGCCCCTCGCGGAGCACATGCCCACCCTCGTCGAGGGCGACGCGGGCCGCGAGTACGTCATCGCCGCCTTGCTGTACGGCCTGCAGGGCGAGATCGAGGTGCAGGGCATGACGTACGCCGGCGTGATGCCCGCCTGGGGCTACCTCGGGGACGACGTGATCGCGAACACCCTGAATCACGCCTCGACCGCGTGGGGCAACGACGCGGCGCTCCCCGACGACTTCACGCCGTTCACCGCCGACGAGGTCGCC